The following proteins come from a genomic window of Corallococcus sp. NCRR:
- a CDS encoding cyclic nucleotide-binding domain-containing protein produces MAPSDSNVGDVAVGPGSSVTRGVWARVLKGAVEDAVRAYEAMGAGQRERVLEEALAVPADTRARLVEVLRQARDFAGAARLLEADGDDGGAAPLYEQAGAPLLAAEAWLRVGEQARAAAAFERAGSLEQALSLYQALGARESLAHLLGRMHRPMEAAQVFRVLGNAHAELEMLRAVPSDDAQRPEAVLRMCELLDAEGATWRALVLLADGIKHASGAGLLLLQAEQARLLQQLGLASAPEGSVAAEKAPPVVDGYGYLKAIPIFDGLSLEDMRDLYRLARPVLVPAGTTVLEKGAKGMGLVVLLEGMVSVSTGPGRDARQLNMLGPGAFLGEISLILDGPVSAHVRAHTVVRALRVTRTDFQYFLETHEAAALRIYRLFTQSLAERVRDLSS; encoded by the coding sequence GTGGCTCCAAGCGATTCGAACGTGGGTGACGTGGCCGTGGGTCCTGGCTCCAGCGTGACGCGGGGCGTGTGGGCGCGGGTGTTGAAGGGCGCGGTGGAGGACGCGGTGCGGGCCTACGAGGCGATGGGCGCGGGGCAGCGCGAGCGGGTCCTGGAGGAGGCGCTGGCGGTGCCCGCGGACACGCGCGCCCGGCTGGTGGAGGTGCTGCGGCAGGCGCGCGACTTCGCGGGCGCGGCGCGGCTGCTGGAGGCGGATGGAGACGACGGGGGCGCGGCGCCGCTGTACGAACAGGCGGGAGCGCCGCTGCTGGCGGCGGAGGCGTGGCTGAGGGTGGGGGAGCAGGCCCGCGCGGCGGCGGCCTTCGAGCGGGCCGGTTCGCTGGAGCAGGCGCTGTCGCTGTACCAGGCGCTGGGCGCGCGCGAGTCGCTGGCGCACCTCTTGGGCCGCATGCACCGGCCCATGGAGGCGGCGCAGGTGTTCCGGGTGCTGGGCAACGCGCACGCGGAGTTGGAGATGCTGCGCGCGGTGCCCTCGGACGACGCGCAGCGGCCGGAGGCCGTGCTGCGCATGTGTGAGCTGCTGGACGCGGAGGGCGCCACGTGGCGCGCGCTGGTGCTCCTGGCGGACGGCATCAAGCACGCGTCGGGGGCGGGGCTGCTCCTGCTCCAGGCGGAGCAGGCGCGGCTGCTCCAGCAGTTGGGGCTCGCGTCGGCGCCGGAGGGCTCGGTGGCGGCGGAGAAGGCGCCGCCGGTGGTGGATGGCTATGGCTATCTGAAAGCCATTCCCATCTTCGATGGTCTGTCTTTGGAGGACATGCGCGACCTCTACCGCCTGGCCAGGCCCGTGCTGGTGCCGGCGGGGACGACGGTGCTGGAGAAGGGCGCGAAGGGGATGGGGCTGGTGGTGCTGCTGGAGGGCATGGTGAGCGTGTCCACCGGCCCGGGCCGGGACGCGCGCCAGCTCAACATGCTGGGGCCGGGCGCGTTCCTGGGCGAAATCTCCCTCATCCTGGACGGGCCGGTGTCCGCGCACGTGCGCGCGCACACGGTGGTGCGCGCCCTGCGCGTCACGCGGACGGACTTCCAATACTTCCTGGAGACGCACGAGGCCGCGGCCCTGCGCATCTACCGCCTCTTCACCCAGAGCCTGGCGGAGCGCGTGCGGGACTTGAGCAGCTGA
- a CDS encoding YncE family protein gives MRRAAWLCVLALGACTEAGPPDAPDLTYADPNPWTRGGTTVPPPGPSGRLLVTNSLDDSVSLLDMDGLGTPGWGELARVPVGLHPVELEGPHHTAVSPAGDFYYVGISNYVPGGGSGPHGAHGTGTADGYCLKLSAKDNRLVASTRVDRNPGDVIVSADGRTLYQTHFDLLRIAEVARKGGTEEDMAARMVILDAETMTVKERVKVCPAPHAVRLSADERTAYVACWSDEVAVVDLATAGMPVTRVKVAAGSGTAVSPRHQPYALTVSPTTGDVWVSSLASKQVQVLEPGTRAMNPERTVYLRGAPMFGAFTRDGRTLYMPYQQEDAVAVIDAATSTVLRTVELSRAGCLNVHQFMLTPDERHGLAVCEGDHIGPGTLHVVDLAEDTVLSTVEVGLFPDSVSLLRGQP, from the coding sequence GTGAGGCGGGCCGCCTGGCTTTGCGTCCTGGCGCTGGGCGCGTGCACGGAGGCCGGACCGCCGGACGCGCCCGACCTGACGTACGCGGATCCGAACCCGTGGACGCGGGGAGGAACGACGGTGCCTCCTCCGGGGCCGTCCGGGCGGCTGCTGGTGACGAACAGCCTGGATGACTCCGTGAGCCTGCTGGACATGGACGGGCTGGGGACGCCGGGCTGGGGCGAGCTGGCGCGCGTGCCGGTGGGGCTCCACCCGGTGGAGCTGGAGGGGCCGCACCACACGGCGGTGTCTCCGGCGGGCGACTTCTACTACGTGGGCATCTCCAACTACGTGCCCGGCGGCGGCTCGGGGCCGCATGGCGCGCATGGGACGGGGACGGCGGACGGCTACTGCCTGAAGCTGAGCGCGAAGGACAACCGGCTGGTGGCGTCCACGCGCGTGGACCGCAACCCGGGGGACGTCATCGTCAGCGCGGACGGGCGCACGCTGTACCAGACGCACTTCGACCTGCTGCGCATCGCGGAGGTGGCGCGCAAGGGCGGGACGGAGGAGGACATGGCCGCGCGCATGGTCATCCTCGACGCGGAGACGATGACGGTGAAGGAGCGGGTGAAGGTGTGCCCCGCCCCGCACGCGGTGCGCCTGTCCGCGGATGAGCGCACGGCGTACGTGGCGTGTTGGTCGGACGAGGTCGCGGTGGTGGACCTGGCGACGGCGGGCATGCCGGTGACGCGCGTGAAGGTGGCGGCGGGCTCGGGCACGGCGGTGAGCCCGCGCCATCAGCCGTACGCGCTCACGGTGTCGCCCACGACGGGGGACGTGTGGGTCAGCTCGCTCGCGAGCAAGCAGGTGCAGGTGCTGGAGCCCGGGACGCGCGCGATGAACCCGGAGCGCACGGTGTACCTGCGCGGCGCGCCCATGTTCGGCGCGTTCACGCGGGACGGGCGCACGCTGTACATGCCCTATCAGCAGGAGGACGCGGTGGCGGTCATCGACGCGGCGACGTCCACGGTGCTGCGTACGGTGGAGTTGTCGCGGGCGGGCTGTCTCAACGTGCACCAGTTCATGCTGACGCCGGACGAGCGCCACGGCCTGGCGGTCTGCGAAGGGGACCACATTGGCCCGGGCACGTTGCACGTCGTGGACCTGGCGGAGGACACGGTGCTGTCCACGGTGGAGGTGGGCCTCTTCCCGGACTCGGTGAGCCTGCTGCGGGGGCAGCCATGA
- a CDS encoding NmrA/HSCARG family protein: MPVDFSITVLVTGATGQQGGAVLRKLADRGHHVVALVRDADAPAARALRRPGVTLAQGDFDDPVSLESAMRGVDAVYAMATPFGAGGVDAEVQHGKNLADAAKRANVRHFVYSSVAGASELTGIPHFDSKHAVELYLRRRDMPFTILGPTFFMENLLQPPTRDLLAAGKLALGLPATRGLQMVAIEDLAGFALHVLGDPERFIGERVDVASDEVTGQQAAALLSMVGGHRIHFEQIPLDQLQQQSEDLAAMFEWLDRVGYHADILTLRNSYPRVGWQTFETWARHQDWDFVKAPAWPATAAEPVTPQP, from the coding sequence ATGCCCGTGGATTTCTCCATCACCGTGCTCGTCACTGGCGCCACCGGCCAACAGGGCGGTGCCGTCCTCCGCAAGCTCGCCGACCGGGGACACCACGTGGTGGCCCTGGTGCGGGACGCGGACGCCCCGGCCGCCCGCGCCCTGCGCAGGCCCGGCGTCACCCTGGCCCAGGGCGACTTCGACGACCCCGTCTCCCTGGAGAGCGCCATGCGCGGCGTGGACGCCGTCTACGCCATGGCCACGCCCTTTGGCGCGGGCGGCGTGGACGCGGAGGTCCAGCACGGCAAGAACCTGGCGGACGCGGCGAAGCGCGCCAACGTGCGGCACTTCGTGTACTCGTCCGTGGCGGGCGCGTCGGAGCTCACCGGCATCCCGCACTTCGACAGCAAGCACGCCGTGGAGCTGTACCTGCGCCGGCGGGACATGCCCTTCACCATCCTGGGCCCCACCTTCTTCATGGAGAACCTCCTCCAGCCGCCCACGCGCGACCTGCTGGCGGCGGGGAAGCTGGCCCTGGGGCTGCCCGCCACGCGCGGCCTGCAGATGGTGGCCATCGAGGACCTGGCCGGCTTCGCGCTGCACGTGCTGGGAGACCCGGAGCGCTTCATCGGCGAGCGCGTCGACGTCGCCTCCGACGAGGTGACGGGCCAGCAGGCCGCCGCGCTGCTCTCCATGGTGGGCGGCCACCGCATCCACTTCGAGCAGATCCCGTTGGATCAACTCCAGCAACAGAGCGAGGACCTGGCGGCCATGTTCGAGTGGCTGGACCGCGTGGGCTACCACGCGGACATCCTCACCCTGCGCAACAGCTACCCGCGCGTGGGCTGGCAGACCTTCGAGACCTGGGCACGCCATCAGGACTGGGACTTCGTCAAGGCGCCCGCCTGGCCCGCAACCGCCGCGGAGCCGGTGACGCCCCAGCCGTAG
- a CDS encoding hybrid sensor histidine kinase/response regulator, with amino-acid sequence MPTRGKPPASLAELLDSGREALLEDWVARVSPLFTALRLTREQIVDALPSFLAELHDMLVEAEEDANGPPALRHSEISGAHGRQRLRLGADVSLVTREYALLRDCILARAERANLDVPLHQLRVLGACIDNALAQAVIPFAFDSAERHHAEAEERERFFQLSPDMFSVAGMDGYFKRVNAYFVQVLGWSEAELYQHPFMDLVHPDDQAATREEMRKLTQGIPTLRFQNRFRARDGHYRWLAWASRPVPELGLIYAAARDITDQKTVAQEREQLLEAVRDSEARFRNMADHAPVMLWVTDVQGATTYMNRGWYAFTGQTEATGLGFGWFDAIHPDDLERTQRTFTESNAARRPFRLDYRLRGTDGQYRWAVDTGSPRFDADGHFLGYIGSVIDISDRKQAEVEREALLARESAARREAEEANQLKDEFLATISHELRTPLTAILGWVQLLRTGNLPPPRQERALETIERNARAQGQLIEDLLDVSRIVSGKLKLDVEPVDLSAAVQQALESVRPAADARHIDVRATVDTSSSVMGDPHRLQQVVWNLLSNAVKFTPKGGHVRLVVCRRDSIVELTVEDTGQGISEAFLPHVFERFRQADGGTTRKTGGLGLGLAIVRHIVEMHGGTVTAASDGEGRGSTFTVRLPLSVTQRRDPAMPPSPRPPAAERIPSPPPELRGVCVLVVDDEEDARELLRTLLEDSGAHVVTAGSAMEGLQVLQAEHPDVLVSDIGMPGIDGYGFIERVRALSAAKGGHTPAVAITAYARSEDRTRVLRAGFQSHVPKPVEPGELLAVIASLADRYPALPKA; translated from the coding sequence TTGCCCACGAGGGGCAAGCCGCCTGCGTCCCTGGCCGAGCTGCTCGACTCCGGCCGCGAGGCGCTCCTGGAGGATTGGGTCGCCCGGGTGTCACCCCTCTTCACCGCCCTGCGCCTGACACGCGAGCAGATCGTCGACGCCCTGCCCTCCTTCCTGGCGGAGCTCCACGACATGCTCGTGGAGGCGGAGGAGGACGCCAACGGCCCCCCCGCGCTCCGCCACAGCGAAATCTCCGGAGCCCACGGCCGCCAGCGCCTGCGCCTGGGCGCCGACGTGTCCCTCGTCACGCGCGAATACGCCCTCCTGCGCGACTGCATCCTGGCCCGGGCCGAGCGCGCCAACCTGGACGTGCCGCTGCATCAACTGCGCGTGCTCGGCGCCTGCATCGACAACGCGCTGGCCCAGGCCGTCATCCCGTTCGCGTTCGACAGCGCCGAGCGCCACCACGCCGAGGCCGAGGAGCGCGAGCGCTTCTTCCAGCTGTCCCCGGACATGTTCAGCGTCGCGGGCATGGACGGGTACTTCAAGCGCGTGAACGCGTACTTCGTCCAGGTGCTCGGGTGGAGCGAGGCGGAACTCTACCAACACCCCTTCATGGACCTGGTCCACCCCGACGACCAGGCGGCCACCCGCGAGGAGATGCGCAAGCTGACCCAGGGCATCCCCACCCTGCGCTTCCAGAACCGCTTCCGCGCCCGCGACGGCCATTACCGGTGGCTCGCGTGGGCCTCGCGCCCCGTGCCGGAGCTGGGCCTCATCTACGCCGCCGCGCGCGACATCACCGACCAGAAGACCGTCGCTCAAGAACGCGAACAACTGCTGGAGGCCGTGCGCGACAGCGAGGCCCGCTTCCGCAACATGGCGGACCACGCCCCCGTCATGCTCTGGGTGACGGACGTGCAGGGCGCCACGACGTACATGAACCGGGGCTGGTACGCCTTCACCGGACAGACCGAGGCCACGGGCCTGGGCTTCGGATGGTTCGACGCCATCCACCCCGACGACCTGGAGCGCACGCAGCGGACCTTCACGGAGTCCAACGCCGCCCGCCGGCCCTTCCGCCTGGACTACCGGCTGCGCGGCACGGACGGCCAGTACCGCTGGGCCGTGGACACCGGCTCGCCCCGCTTCGACGCGGACGGACACTTCCTGGGCTACATCGGCAGCGTCATCGACATCTCCGACCGCAAGCAGGCGGAGGTGGAACGCGAGGCCCTGCTCGCCCGCGAGAGCGCCGCGCGCCGCGAGGCCGAGGAGGCCAACCAGCTCAAGGACGAGTTCCTCGCCACCATCAGCCATGAGCTGCGCACGCCGCTCACGGCCATCCTCGGCTGGGTGCAGCTCTTGCGCACCGGCAACCTGCCCCCGCCCCGCCAGGAGCGCGCGCTGGAGACCATCGAGCGCAACGCGCGCGCGCAGGGACAGCTCATCGAGGACCTGCTCGACGTCAGCCGCATCGTGTCCGGCAAGCTCAAGCTGGACGTGGAGCCCGTGGACCTGTCCGCGGCGGTGCAGCAGGCGCTGGAGTCCGTGCGGCCCGCGGCGGACGCGCGCCACATCGACGTGCGGGCCACGGTGGACACCTCCAGCAGCGTGATGGGAGACCCGCACCGGCTCCAGCAGGTGGTGTGGAACCTGCTGTCCAACGCGGTGAAGTTCACGCCCAAGGGCGGCCACGTGCGGCTGGTGGTGTGCCGGCGCGACTCCATCGTGGAGCTCACCGTGGAGGACACCGGCCAGGGCATCTCCGAGGCCTTCCTCCCCCACGTCTTCGAGCGCTTCCGCCAGGCCGACGGCGGCACCACGCGCAAGACGGGCGGGCTGGGGCTGGGGCTGGCCATCGTGCGGCACATCGTGGAGATGCACGGCGGCACCGTCACCGCCGCCAGCGACGGCGAGGGCCGGGGCTCCACCTTCACCGTGCGGCTGCCCCTGTCCGTCACCCAGCGGCGGGACCCCGCCATGCCGCCGTCGCCGAGGCCTCCCGCGGCGGAGCGGATCCCCTCGCCGCCGCCGGAGCTGCGCGGCGTGTGCGTGCTCGTGGTGGATGATGAAGAGGACGCGCGCGAGCTGCTGCGCACGCTGCTGGAGGACAGCGGCGCCCACGTGGTGACGGCAGGCTCCGCGATGGAGGGGCTCCAGGTGCTCCAGGCGGAGCATCCGGACGTGCTCGTCTCCGACATCGGCATGCCGGGCATCGACGGCTACGGCTTCATCGAGCGCGTGCGCGCGCTGTCCGCCGCGAAGGGAGGCCACACCCCGGCGGTGGCCATCACCGCCTACGCCCGCTCGGAGGACCGCACCCGCGTGCTGCGCGCCGGCTTCCAGAGCCACGTGCCCAAGCCGGTGGAGCCCGGGGAGCTGCTCGCCGTCATCGCCTCGCTCGCGGACCGCTACCCCGCGCTCCCGAAGGCGTGA
- a CDS encoding WD40/YVTN/BNR-like repeat-containing protein yields MRTPRITGGWRGAAVAGLLGSVSSGAAFAHAGLPETSNVTLRRGHSEDFFVGATFGAVISRDSGRTWRWVCPDAMGYGGWRPESFVWRGTGEILAATGNALLSSKDGACSWASHPAFKDTWVTGLAPHPTDDAVLYVATGRSTSATNGVFRSDDGGETWRALPLQRAGVLFSAVRVSTAAPRTLYVSASDTTRMYLFRSDDAGETWEELSQAFPDLVRPFDFVVTATDPVDPLKVWARVSAQGYTHILHSTDGGRTFTARTGTGIDDVFINMDVSADGGTAWVSTYNSFFRSQEGGPFSKLVLPTGNACVTRVGDVLYGCGSPWLHDWSLARSSDEGSTWEPLFSLEQIQGSHQCPAGTPVRELCPSRWPQVAETIGAPLYPDGVPDAGVPDAGVKPSDDDAGTPPDPKPKPSSGCAAAPAGMLLPLFLIPLLPSTRRGRRRPEP; encoded by the coding sequence ATGCGAACGCCACGAATCACGGGGGGTTGGCGGGGGGCGGCGGTGGCCGGCCTCCTGGGTTCGGTGAGCTCGGGCGCAGCCTTTGCGCACGCGGGCCTGCCGGAGACGTCCAACGTCACGCTGCGGCGGGGCCACTCCGAGGACTTCTTCGTGGGGGCCACGTTCGGCGCGGTCATCTCGCGCGACAGTGGGCGGACGTGGCGCTGGGTGTGTCCGGATGCCATGGGGTATGGCGGCTGGCGCCCGGAGTCCTTCGTCTGGCGCGGGACAGGGGAAATCCTGGCGGCCACGGGCAACGCGCTCTTGTCCTCGAAGGACGGCGCGTGTTCGTGGGCGTCGCACCCGGCGTTCAAGGACACCTGGGTGACGGGGCTCGCGCCGCACCCCACGGATGACGCGGTGCTGTACGTGGCCACGGGCCGCTCCACGTCGGCGACGAACGGGGTGTTCCGCTCGGACGATGGCGGGGAGACGTGGCGGGCGCTTCCGCTCCAGCGCGCGGGGGTCCTCTTCTCCGCCGTGCGCGTGTCCACCGCGGCGCCCCGCACGCTCTACGTATCCGCGTCCGACACGACGCGCATGTACCTGTTCCGCAGCGACGACGCGGGCGAGACGTGGGAGGAGCTGTCGCAGGCCTTCCCGGACCTGGTGCGCCCGTTCGACTTCGTGGTGACGGCGACGGACCCGGTGGATCCGCTCAAGGTCTGGGCGCGCGTGTCCGCGCAGGGCTACACGCACATCCTGCACAGCACGGACGGCGGGCGCACCTTCACCGCGCGCACGGGCACCGGCATCGACGACGTGTTCATCAACATGGACGTCTCCGCCGACGGCGGCACCGCGTGGGTGTCCACGTACAACTCCTTCTTCCGCAGCCAGGAGGGGGGACCCTTCTCCAAGCTGGTGCTGCCCACGGGCAACGCGTGCGTGACGCGCGTGGGAGACGTCCTCTACGGCTGCGGCTCGCCGTGGCTCCATGACTGGTCGCTGGCGCGCAGCAGCGATGAGGGCAGCACCTGGGAGCCCCTCTTCAGCCTGGAGCAGATTCAAGGCAGCCATCAGTGCCCGGCGGGCACGCCCGTGCGCGAGCTGTGCCCGTCGCGCTGGCCCCAGGTCGCGGAGACGATTGGCGCGCCGCTCTACCCGGATGGCGTGCCGGACGCGGGCGTGCCGGATGCCGGCGTGAAGCCCTCCGACGACGACGCGGGCACGCCTCCCGACCCGAAGCCGAAGCCGTCCTCGGGCTGTGCCGCCGCGCCCGCGGGCATGCTGCTTCCGCTGTTCCTGATTCCCTTGCTTCCATCGACGCGCCGCGGCCGGCGGCGCCCGGAGCCCTGA
- a CDS encoding DUF2203 domain-containing protein, with protein sequence MRFFSVEEASRLVPLLTKTFGRVRPWVERVQKLAEVLDGPEAPPDTAEVRTFREERDELLERIRGELGPLQEMGLEIKGADGLVDFHARRGEEPVYLCWRFGENTVAHWHDLKAGFSGRRPIDSPDDFEPTYLS encoded by the coding sequence ATGCGCTTTTTCAGCGTGGAAGAGGCCAGCCGGCTGGTGCCGTTGCTGACGAAGACCTTCGGTCGCGTGCGCCCGTGGGTGGAGCGCGTGCAGAAGCTGGCGGAGGTGCTGGACGGTCCGGAGGCCCCTCCCGACACCGCCGAGGTGCGCACCTTCCGCGAGGAGCGCGACGAGCTGCTGGAGCGCATCCGCGGGGAGCTGGGCCCGCTCCAGGAGATGGGCCTGGAGATAAAAGGCGCGGACGGCCTGGTGGACTTCCACGCGCGGCGCGGCGAGGAGCCCGTGTACCTCTGCTGGCGCTTCGGCGAGAACACCGTGGCGCACTGGCACGACCTGAAGGCCGGCTTCTCCGGGCGCCGCCCCATCGACAGCCCGGACGACTTCGAGCCCACCTACCTCAGCTGA
- a CDS encoding c-type cytochrome encodes MRGVRGGVAALLVGVLAGCGGDTAGPVAAADYGEALFQDPGLSPSEYNQFSCATCHVTTPEAPGWRIDSGHTLYNVAARPSWWGGSETRLMDAVNFCYVNFMRGVTKLEVEEPRSRSLYEYLSRISPDAQAPALPFTVVKDIQDVPRGDVTRGEAVYQTACHHCHGAPHTGEGRLTDFASVLPEVTQTYDQVFPGIPHAQVVIEKVRHGPFFGVGGNMPLYSTEALSDADLGALLLYLGL; translated from the coding sequence ATGAGGGGCGTGCGTGGAGGCGTGGCGGCGCTGCTCGTGGGGGTGCTGGCCGGGTGCGGCGGTGACACGGCGGGGCCCGTGGCCGCGGCGGACTACGGCGAGGCGCTGTTCCAGGACCCGGGGCTGTCGCCGAGCGAGTACAACCAATTCTCGTGCGCGACGTGCCACGTGACGACGCCGGAGGCACCGGGGTGGCGCATCGACTCAGGGCACACGCTGTACAACGTGGCGGCGCGGCCGAGCTGGTGGGGCGGCAGCGAGACGCGACTGATGGACGCGGTGAACTTCTGCTACGTGAATTTCATGCGCGGGGTGACGAAGCTGGAGGTGGAGGAGCCGCGTTCCCGCTCGCTGTATGAGTACCTGTCGCGGATCAGCCCGGACGCGCAGGCACCGGCGCTGCCCTTCACGGTGGTGAAGGACATCCAGGACGTGCCCCGGGGCGACGTCACGCGAGGCGAAGCGGTGTACCAGACGGCGTGCCATCACTGCCACGGCGCGCCACACACGGGAGAGGGCCGGCTGACGGACTTCGCGTCGGTGTTGCCGGAGGTGACGCAGACCTACGACCAGGTGTTCCCAGGCATCCCGCATGCACAGGTGGTCATCGAAAAGGTGCGGCACGGGCCGTTCTTCGGCGTAGGCGGCAACATGCCGCTCTACAGCACGGAGGCCCTGTCCGACGCGGACCTGGGCGCGCTGCTCCTGTACCTGGGGCTGTAA